Proteins found in one Paralichthys olivaceus isolate ysfri-2021 chromosome 19, ASM2471397v2, whole genome shotgun sequence genomic segment:
- the LOC109644098 gene encoding BTB/POZ domain-containing protein 6-B-like isoform X2, translating to MAAELFSTSLPHSNEVEVVEAKKSFIVLSDPESTSQNICERDADQTNGSINGGEERNSWQAAHPTLRERNALMFNNEQMADVHFIVGPPGETQTVPAHKYVLAVGSSVFGAMFYGDLAEGQSEIHIPDVEPTAFLILLKYMYSDGIELEADTVLATLYAAKKYIVPALAKACVTFLETSLEAKNACILLSQSCLFEEPELRQRCWEVIDAQAELALCSEGFCEIDMPTLEVILQRDTLNVREVVVFQAVLNWSVAECQRQSLAVNPRNQRVVLASNKPRLEFPLVKRAGLTPQRCHRFQSSAYRSNQWRYRGRCDSIQFAVDKRIFIAGLGLYGSSSGKAEYSVKIELKKQGTILAQNLTKFLSDGSSSTFPVWFEHPVQVEPDTFYTVSAVLDGNELSYFGQEGMTEVQCGTVTFQFQCSSDSTNGTGVQGGQIPEMVFFC from the exons atggCAGCTGAACTTTTCTCCACCAGCCTCCCCCACAGTAacgaggtggaggtggtggaggccAAGAAGAGTTTCATCGTGCTGAGCGACCCGGAGTCGACTTCCCAAAACATCTGTGAGCGAGACGCTGATCAGACTAATGGCAGCATCAATGGTGGCGAGGAGAGAAACAGCTGGCAGGCAGCACACCCCACCCTCAGAGAGAG gaacGCTCTGATGTTTAACAACGAGCAGATGGCCGACGTTCACTTCATCGTTGGTCCTCCAGGAGAAACTCAGACAGTTCCTGCTCATAAG tacGTCCTGGCAGTGGGCAGTTCGGTGTTTGGAGCCATGTTTTATGGAGATCTGGCCGAGGGACAATCTGAGATCCACATCCCTGACGTGGAGCCGACGGCTTTCCTCATCCTGTTAAA GTACATGTACAGCGATGGGATTGAGCTGGAGGCCGATACTGTGCTCGCTACCCTCTATGCTGCAAAGAAGTACATTGTTCCTGCTCTGGCGAAGGCGTGCGTGACCTTCCTGGAGACGAGTCTGGAGGCAAAGAACGCCTGCATCCTGCTGTCTCAGAGCTGTCTGTTTGAGGAGCCGGAGCTGAGGCAGCGTTGCTGGGAAGTGATCGATGCTCAAGCTGAGCTTGCTCTGTGTTCTGAAGGTTTCTGTGAGATCGACATGCCTACGCTGGAGGTTATCCTGCAGAGAGACACGCTCAATGTCCGTGAGGTGGTGGTCTTCCAGGCAGTGCTGAACTGGTCAGTGGCTGAGTGTCAGCGGCAGAGCCTTGCGGTGAACCCGAGGAACCAGCGGGTGGTGCTAG CCTCCAACAAACCTAGACTGGAGTTCCCTCTGGTGAAGCGGGCCGGCCTGACGCCACAGAGGTGCCATCGTTTTCAGTCCTCAGCCTACCGCAGTAACCAGTGGCGctacagggggcgctgtgaCAGCATCCAGTTTGCGGTGGACAAGAGAATCTTCATTGCTGGACTGGGCCTGTATGGGTCGAGCAGCGGGAAGGCAGAGTACAGCGTGAAGATTGAACTGAAGAAGCAGGGAACCATTTTGGCCCAGAACCTCACCAAATTCCTGTCAGACGGTTCGAGCAGTACGTTTCCTGTGTGGTTCGAACATCCAGTCCAGGTGGAACCGGACACGTTCTACACAGTCAGTGCCGTCCTGGACGGAAATGAGCTCAGTTACTTTGGACAGGAGGGGATGACTGAGGTGCAGTGTGGGACAGTGACTTTCCAGTTCCAGTGTTCATCAGATAGTACCAATGGGACTGGAGTGCAGGGGGGTCAGATCCCTGAGATGGTCTTTTTCTGCTGA
- the LOC109644098 gene encoding BTB/POZ domain-containing protein 6-B-like isoform X1 — translation MAAELFSTSLPHSNEVEVVEAKKSFIVLSDPESTSQNICERDADQTNGSINGGEERNSWQAAHPTLRERNALMFNNEQMADVHFIVGPPGETQTVPAHKYVLAVGSSVFGAMFYGDLAEGQSEIHIPDVEPTAFLILLKYMYSDGIELEADTVLATLYAAKKYIVPALAKACVTFLETSLEAKNACILLSQSCLFEEPELRQRCWEVIDAQAELALCSEGFCEIDMPTLEVILQRDTLNVREVVVFQAVLNWSVAECQRQSLAVNPRNQRVVLGKALYLVRFASMTLQEFADVAAQSDILTLKETRDIFLWFTASNKPRLEFPLVKRAGLTPQRCHRFQSSAYRSNQWRYRGRCDSIQFAVDKRIFIAGLGLYGSSSGKAEYSVKIELKKQGTILAQNLTKFLSDGSSSTFPVWFEHPVQVEPDTFYTVSAVLDGNELSYFGQEGMTEVQCGTVTFQFQCSSDSTNGTGVQGGQIPEMVFFC, via the exons atggCAGCTGAACTTTTCTCCACCAGCCTCCCCCACAGTAacgaggtggaggtggtggaggccAAGAAGAGTTTCATCGTGCTGAGCGACCCGGAGTCGACTTCCCAAAACATCTGTGAGCGAGACGCTGATCAGACTAATGGCAGCATCAATGGTGGCGAGGAGAGAAACAGCTGGCAGGCAGCACACCCCACCCTCAGAGAGAG gaacGCTCTGATGTTTAACAACGAGCAGATGGCCGACGTTCACTTCATCGTTGGTCCTCCAGGAGAAACTCAGACAGTTCCTGCTCATAAG tacGTCCTGGCAGTGGGCAGTTCGGTGTTTGGAGCCATGTTTTATGGAGATCTGGCCGAGGGACAATCTGAGATCCACATCCCTGACGTGGAGCCGACGGCTTTCCTCATCCTGTTAAA GTACATGTACAGCGATGGGATTGAGCTGGAGGCCGATACTGTGCTCGCTACCCTCTATGCTGCAAAGAAGTACATTGTTCCTGCTCTGGCGAAGGCGTGCGTGACCTTCCTGGAGACGAGTCTGGAGGCAAAGAACGCCTGCATCCTGCTGTCTCAGAGCTGTCTGTTTGAGGAGCCGGAGCTGAGGCAGCGTTGCTGGGAAGTGATCGATGCTCAAGCTGAGCTTGCTCTGTGTTCTGAAGGTTTCTGTGAGATCGACATGCCTACGCTGGAGGTTATCCTGCAGAGAGACACGCTCAATGTCCGTGAGGTGGTGGTCTTCCAGGCAGTGCTGAACTGGTCAGTGGCTGAGTGTCAGCGGCAGAGCCTTGCGGTGAACCCGAGGAACCAGCGGGTGGTGCTAGGTAAGGCTCTGTACCTGGTCCGGTTCGCCTCCATGACGCTGCAGGAGTTTGCAGATGTTGCAGCGCAGTCTGACATTTTAACACTGAAAGAGACCCGCGACATCTTCCTGTGGTTCACAGCCTCCAACAAACCTAGACTGGAGTTCCCTCTGGTGAAGCGGGCCGGCCTGACGCCACAGAGGTGCCATCGTTTTCAGTCCTCAGCCTACCGCAGTAACCAGTGGCGctacagggggcgctgtgaCAGCATCCAGTTTGCGGTGGACAAGAGAATCTTCATTGCTGGACTGGGCCTGTATGGGTCGAGCAGCGGGAAGGCAGAGTACAGCGTGAAGATTGAACTGAAGAAGCAGGGAACCATTTTGGCCCAGAACCTCACCAAATTCCTGTCAGACGGTTCGAGCAGTACGTTTCCTGTGTGGTTCGAACATCCAGTCCAGGTGGAACCGGACACGTTCTACACAGTCAGTGCCGTCCTGGACGGAAATGAGCTCAGTTACTTTGGACAGGAGGGGATGACTGAGGTGCAGTGTGGGACAGTGACTTTCCAGTTCCAGTGTTCATCAGATAGTACCAATGGGACTGGAGTGCAGGGGGGTCAGATCCCTGAGATGGTCTTTTTCTGCTGA